The DNA window GTCCTGGCTTTTCGCAAAAACAGGCACCGCCAACAGCTGGAACGCGAGCTTCGTCTACGATCCCATCGACCAGAGCTGGTACCGCTGCTTCACGTCATGGGGAAAGCCCGGCAGCATGTCGATAACGCTGTTCGACGACACCGAGGACCTCCACCAGTACATGACCGGGGAGAAAACCGACAAGTACGGGAACACATGGGAGAAGATCGAAGACCCTGCCATCACCGCGAGCTAAGCCAGCTGCCGAACCCCGATTTTCGCTCCGAAAACACGCCTCGTGCGCTGAGGCGTGTTTTCGGAGCGAAAATGCGCCCGCCGAAGCGCATCTTCGGCCGAAGATGGTCTCCTGGGGAACGCGAAACCAACGGGGCCTATCTGCGGTATACTCGGGGCTGCAACCGATGAAAGCGAGGCGCCCCATGAAATACGACGAGCTGAAAGACGAGATCAAGGCCGCGATGAAGGCGAAGGACAAGCCGAGGCTGTCCATCCTGCGCCAGGTGCATGGCGAGATCAAGAACATCGAGGTGAACGAGCGCCGCGACATCACGGACGCGGACGTGGACGCCATGCTCAAGCGCCTGATCAAGCAGACGAAGGAGACGCTCGACGGCTCCATCAAGGCCGGCACCGATCAGGAGCGCACCGACACGCTGACCGCGCAGGTGGCCATCCTGGAGAGCTACCTGCCCAAGCAAGTGGCCGGCAACGAGCTGACCGCCCTCATCGACGAGGTGCTGGCCGAGACCGGCGCGTCCTCGAAGAAGGACATGAGCCGCGTGATGGGCGCGCTCACGCAGAAGACCGGCGGCAACTTCGACAAGGCAGCCGCCGCGCAGATGCTCGGCCAGAAGCTGGCGTAGCGCGCTCCCGCAAGCGCCCGGCCCCCTCGTTGCCTTCCTTGGCGATGAGGGGGCCGCTTTTTTTGCAACGCGATGCGCATCACAGCGCTTTGACCAGGGGTGCTGGTTTCGCGCTGGAAATGCGTTGGAATCGCGCTAGAAATGCGCAAGGTTCGCGCTAGGTTTGTGCAAGCTCGCCGCTGGATTCGCGCAAGAACGAAGAGACTATTTGCTGGACGCACGCCATCTACGCGCTAGATGGGCTCGCTATCATGGAAGCGACGAATCCGTACCGCTTCGAAGAGAGGAGCACGCGTTATCAGCAGCATTGATCATCTGTAGCTATTTTGACGCATATTGCATCTATAATGATGCCAATATGGCTGCAATCAGAGCGGAAGGATGATCATGGCGACGACGACGCTGAATGTGCGCATGGACACGCAGACAAAGGAAGAATTCAGTCGCTTCTGCGACGAGATAGGCATTTCGGCCTCTTCGCTTATGAACATGTTCGCCAAGACCGTG is part of the Arabiibacter massiliensis genome and encodes:
- a CDS encoding GatB/YqeY domain-containing protein; the encoded protein is MKYDELKDEIKAAMKAKDKPRLSILRQVHGEIKNIEVNERRDITDADVDAMLKRLIKQTKETLDGSIKAGTDQERTDTLTAQVAILESYLPKQVAGNELTALIDEVLAETGASSKKDMSRVMGALTQKTGGNFDKAAAAQMLGQKLA